GTGTGATCTTCTTCAAATCATCctctttttactatttttatttcatctCCTATCTCAACTATTTACCTTGCTTTTAATAGTCATTACAACCTGTTGATAATCCAGTGTCAACTCAATGTTTCTGCATTTATACCTCCACTAGTATTACAGTGCAGTAAAATCGGTCACTAGGTAAAAACTCCTTTTTTCACCGCCATATAGTGTATGACATTTTTCACCAATCATCTTACAAATTGCTCCTTTGTCAAAGAGATTATTTCTAGTTTTTGTGTGTCACAACATGTGTCGTATCAATCCTACATTTTCCCAACTTCCAACTCTAATCAACATGACAACAGATTTCGACAATTCTGACATGTAGACACCGCCTATTCCAATGCTCATCATATTCATGACTTTTTCTGCTAAAATTTGTAGAAAAATAGCCTTAAGAAACAAACTGTCGCCAATGCTATTATTTCAATGATAAAAAGATGATGTAAAGGTCATATATAACTCATCTTATACCTTTGATATCAGGATTTACAACAATTTATTGACAGATAACATAACCAACCATTAGCACATGATACAAGAAAAGAGCATCTAGCATCTCATTCTCCATTATTGAACTCCCTCCTCCAGCAGGGAATGATGATCACAGCAATCTCAAAAGGACTTCCACACCATTATTACAGGCATGCAACCCAAACATCAAGAGAGAATCCTCCTTTGGGAAGTGAACATCGTGTTGGAATGCCATAAGGTTGTGTGAGAACtccatatgaaatattttttgatAGTAAAGTTGCCACTATTATCACTTTCCAAGTAGTTAGTATACAGATTCATTGGGGTTTGTCCTTAGAAAAGCAgcaaaacttttttttaaaaaaaaaatcatcaaaatcTGACATAAACTCTACTTTTCCTTTATCCTCTCCTAATTTTCCCCTTTCTTCACACCCTTCTTCCACCTCCCCTGTGGTACTAGACTTTTAAACTATCTGAGAAGTAAACATTGTTGAACTCAATAAGAAGTGAGTATAAGTTTTCCTCTGCACAATCATAATTTCAGCCACAGCTACATATCAACTATTCACAAAATCGCAACCTAAGAGAACGAGTACTAATATTACCAATTTCATTGTGCCGTTTCTCTTCAGTTTCCATCAAATGTCGCTGCTTTTCCTGTTCCGCCAAATAACCATCTTCAAGGTCCATGTACCATTTGATGCAAATCCTGAGCTTCTTAATATACTCAATCATCTGCTCGCATCTCCCCTGAAAATTCACAgagaaaaatactaaaaaaaaaaatcctctgaGAAAGATGAAATGAAGAACAAAGATGCCAAATCACCTTAAAGTCATTCTTGTTCTTCCCTTTCATCTTCTCCCCCAGGAGATTCTCCACATCCTCCCTGGACGAGAACTCGACCCCAGCACCATCAGGGGCTTCGGCGGGGGCTGCTTGGTCGCGGGTCACAGTGGGTTCAGGGCCAGCGTTGATGGAAGTGAGCAGCTGCCGCCCCCTGGCGTTAGACGATTGGGTCACTGTCTTCCCGACCAGCCTCCGGCGCTTGTCGAGGGGCGCCTCATCCTGATTCTCCTTCCTCTGAGAGAACCAAAAGCGGATCCGAGAGGAACAAACGACAGAGTCTCAGAAAACAGAACAATGACTCAAAGAACTTACATGCAATGGGCTCCTGGACGGGAGACGAGGCTTGCCGGGGATCCGAGAAGCCATGGACACGACGCGGAGCTAGGGTTTGTGACGAAAATTTGAATCTGAGAAGGCAGCGGGCTTTTCAGTGGCACAGCCAGCGAAGAAAGCATCGGGTTGCCACGGAATTCCGGATTTGCCCTTTAATGCCCGATATAATCTCTACTGTTACAAACGCTTAGTTGGAAAAGTTAGGAACGTCCGTTATTTTAGTAAGAACTTCAACTTTAACCTGCTGAATTTGCAACTAATCATACGATTGAAGCTAAAATGAAATCATAGAGATTGTGACGAATTAGCTTTGCTTCTAAATCACATTAAATTTGATCTCTACCAATCACAATTGAAATCAGATATAAGCAAGTACAGTTAATGTACTTATATAACAAAAGAAACGTGCAGTCTCTACTACTGGAATTTGAAAAGGAACATCAAAGTTAAAATCCAAGTAGTCGACTTCAAATATCTGCGACGAACACAGTTCGAGGACGACGATGAGTTTGCACTCTAGCGGCCTTCTAAAGTTGTGATGGTCATACTGCAAATCTCCAAGTTTTCAGCTGATGGATCATCTCTGTCAAGATTAATGCTTCTTTTGGTAGAAAATGTTGGCTCTTTTGGTTTAGAAGAGATTGTGGATTCATTTTCCAGCATGAAAACAACCGACGACATGGCTGATCGATCACTCTGGTCATCCTGTACGCATAGGAGACCCACATGGATGCTCCTTAATGCTTCAGTTGGACAACATGAGTGCACGATGGAAGGATCTATGAAGTCCCTTGTGTTGCCTTCATTCCATAGTTGCCATGCCTGAAACATTTTTAAGCTTGTGTGTGTGAAATGAACAAGCTTGCAGTATTCTAAATTTAAGTGTTAACTTACATAAGCGAGGAGATTGGGGAAGTCCGTGACAAGATGAAAGCTACTAATCCGCATGCCACTCACAATCTCCAGAAGCAATACTCCGAAGCTGTAGACATCGGATTTCACTGAAAAGTGTCCTTGCATTGCATACTCCGGCGACATATATCCACTGCAAGACATCACAATTCATGCTACATAAAACTTTTTTATGTGGGTGTTATCTTAAGTTACATTCATATAATACTTACTAAGTTCCAACCACTCTATTTGTGTTCGCTTCATTCTGGTTTCCTCCAAATATCCTCGCCATGCCAAAGTCAGATATCTTGGGGTTCATGTCCTTATCGAGCAAAATGTTGCTGACCTTAAGGTCACGATGAATAATCCGTAACCTTGAATCTTGGTGAAGATACATAAGTGCTCTTGCGATTCCTTTGATTATGTTGAATCTCTTCCCCCAATCGAGCTTAGTTTTTTGCGTCGGATCTGTTTAGATAACGAAGAACTTCaaattatatgatcttaaagTTGAAGTGACTATTAGAATACATTTGGAACTAACCAAACAGGAAGAGGTCCAAGCTTTTGTTGGGCATGTATTCATAAGCTAGTAATTGCTCTTCTCCATGAATGCAGTAACCAAGTAGCCTGACTAAGTTCTTATGCTGCAGCTTAGCAATCAAAACGACCTCATTTTTAAACTCTACTAATCCTTGTCCTGATCCTTTCATGAGTCTTTTAATTGCAATCTCATGTCCTCCAGGAAGCATGCCCTGAAATAAGAAAACGCATACTTAAAAGACAATAAAATCATACTAAAATCTGGCATGTTGTTCCATCTTTTACCTTGTAAACTATACCAAAGCCTCCTTGTCCGAGCTTATTTGAATGAGAGAAATTGTCTGTAGCGAGAACCAGGCTTTCAAACTTAATCAATGGCAGTTCTGGAGCTTCACTTGTCTCCCCTTCTATAAATTCTTTAGAATCAGACAAATGGTTCTGAAAGATATGACTCAAACTCGAATCACTTAGTGTTGTTTTCTCATAGAACTTCCATGAAGCAAAGACACAAGCCAAGGAAAAAATTGCTGCCAAAACTGATACCACAATGACTATCTTCTTTTTATTGCTCTTGCCACCGGGTGTACCTGTTTCGGTGAGACAATTCAGTTGCGTTGGAAGAACAAAAAAGTTGAAAGTTCTTCTAACTAATGATTCAATACTTGATAAAATGAACTGCAAAGACAGTTACATAGAATGATCGCTATGTGTTCATGTTGGAGATCCACTGTAAGGCACAAAGATGCACAAAATATACCTGAATTCAACTTCATAAGCTTCAAATACAAGTCTTGTCCCCTGCTTCTGTATACCTCTGCATCGATCATGTTTTCCATCCAAACCAAACACCTTTGGATCGTCCTGTTCCCCACATCGAAATTGTTATAAGCGTAAGCAGTACATGAACAATTTTCCATGCACTCAGACCTACACTCACTCATGTTCTTGCTCCTCAAAAACATGAACTTGTCTGGCAACTTCATCCTTGTCACTTGGAGGAAGTCATACCCCTCTCCGCATCCCAAAGCTCTCGTTCTCGAACAACCATCCGAATAATTGCCACCTTCCCAGGCTCTCTTCAACTTAGGCTCGAATCCTTCCAAACACCTGCAAACGGGCACTGTTTCATTGTCATCGCAATATGCAAATTGGCCACAGAATCCATAGACTTGGCAGCTGGTTGGCGTGGACGTAATGATTTGCCAAAATTTCGATTCGGAGTTCCAACTCAGGAGTTGCAGCTGCCCAGCATGGTTCAGTGTGTACCTAGTGTAGGGTGATGAATCTGATAGAGCTAGTTTGAGTAGAAGTCCGTCTACAGTGGGTGTCGTTGTCAAGTATAGCACAGAGTTGGAGCCTAGTCCGAGAGAGGTGGTGAATAAACTACTTCCCCACACTTGGCTCCTGATGTAGATCTCTGAACCTCTCCGTGTTATGAGCTGAAGAAAAGGGTCTGCATCGATCCTGCAGGTGAAGTTCCCCGGAGAGGGGTCATCTGCATCCTTCCAAGAGGTGAAGAGAGTGCTGGAGCGATCTCCGAACCTGAACCGAAGATTCATGCCCGGCATAAGGGTGTCTGTCGGATGATCAAAGCTTTGCCATACGACCTTGTTGTCGTCGTCTCTGAGCACCAGATTTCCTGTGTTCAGCAGCAGCGCCACTGTTCCATTCCCTGACGAATTCGACGACCAGGAGGTGCTTCCTTCGGAATCGACGACGAGCAGGTCGCCGTCGTTGGAGAAGCGGAGAGTCGCGGACGGGACGCCGATTGGTTTATCTCTGTTGGCGACCCATATGACGGTCCTCTGAGGGAGGTTGTACCAGATACCAAGATAGAGGTCGCTGCTGCCGGTGGTCGTCTTCGGGGAGAAGAAGCCCAGAACGAAGGCGCCGCCGTCTGAGATCAAGGTGCCATTGGAAGGCATGAATTGACCGGGAGTTAGTCTGTCATTTGAATCACAAAGGATTGGATCTACAAGCAAAAGGAGGAAGATCGTGTGGATGAGCAGAGACTGCTTCTCTTTCTCCATCTGGTTCTGAAAGCTGTTTTTTTTGTAGCTTCTTCGAGTTCATGCTTCCTTCACTTTTATGCTCTCCGAAAGACAAGGATTAGAATAGATCCTCCGACTCGGTGCTTTTCACATTAATTTGGACAGTTACCTTTAGTGGCAGAGAAATTATAATTTATCTAGATTCGAGGCTAATCGGTGGAAGATAATATTTTATAATGGACATCACcggaagtttaaaaaataataaaaataaataaataaaacggtAATTGTCgtagagtatatatatatatatatatattatgtttttgatatttttataatatgagaggaaaaatatatattaaatttattaataatttacgtctgtttctattttttttatatttgaattaattatagatAATTGAATGtcgtaattaatatttttaacatgtgcaaataaatcaataaattatATGTAATAttcaataatatataaaaattaatacttaattatacgaATAAAATAATTAAGTAGTTTAAAATGTATATTTTTATCGCCTCGGCTGCGCAACCTTCgaatacaatatataataattatttttttcacttcttcctaaatttaaaattttagatccgTTCTATCCATGATTATATTATGTTTTGCAAAATTAAATAGAggtataattttttattcttgcGTAAAGGTAAATTTTCTTGTCTTCTTCAAGCCCTTTTACTTTCTCATATATGCATCCGAGCATTACATCTCAATTTGTCATCATCAAATAAGATAACACTGACAACACTAATCCTCAACAGACGAGTTTTGTTTTGTAGGACATTAAGAGATGACGCACCGATAAATCAACATTAACCATAAATCTGAGAGAGTGACAAAGGACATCATCATGCACTAAATGCTTctatattttttatcattttatgtgTATTTTTCTTTCTGTGAATATTATTGAACTaactaatcaataattaaaagGTCCACTCCAAAcacatatttaattatttttttatcaattctatatgtttttttattaagattataaaaaaatcaaaaaggtcaagataaaattatcttttataattttttttcacatttcactttaactaaaaaaaatgattaagtgttattttttaaatatagagGAGCAAAATACAATTTTGGCCAaagttatttttcctttttttaaatatttaatattataatttaaccaaaatttttaaaaaataaatcaatcaaaAGGTCACGAACAAGTACGAAAGCTGCCgtcatttttttatttctaaattctaaaATGTACACAGAGCTAAAGCCTGGCTGGATAGATTAACACATACCTCAGTCCTTGATTAACACATACTCTACTGTGATGCAAAAAGGGATCAATTGAGTTTGTATTACACTCAATTCAACTCAACTCAACTCAACTCAATCCGATATACCTGTTTTAACATCTCTACTTTCAAAAGTTCATCAAAACCTCATGtacgaatatatatatatatccctcGAGGAGGGAGGACGTCTTCTCAATTGTTCAACCATATAAAGATTAAGTTACAATTTTAATAAGTTATaggattatttttttaatgaatagtTAACATAAAAATGTTAGGTTCATGGACTAGAATATTTTTAGTGagaaaaatgaataaataaataaaactttttaataaagtcgtgcttttatatatatatatatatatatgatttggaACATGTGCGTAACTCACTCTTTTAATCTAATAGAATCGAATCTCACtagttaggccaaaacttatatgcttgattttttatttttaaaaggcaAAAATGAAAACGTTCTTAATTATTAGCATCAAAAGAGCAttcttaaaaaaacaaaaaaggtaTGCCCCACTCAGAATATTTTTATTTCAGCTGCCAGCTGTTATAATAATTAACATAATatgttaaaatagttttttatttcATTTGATAAAAATAGTATACCCGTAGtacttttatataatttatttttatgaacttttcaatattatttaaatgtgatcaattttaaaataatataaaattattatagcAGTCATTTAACAGATGCTGCAACTCTCTCTTCTCTTCGCCTTCTCTCCTAAGGTTACCATGGAGACCTAAGATTTCAATGGAGATTACTGAGAACCATCTTTTTGTCCGTGCAAGATCATCACCTCGGTCCTACTTCTCAGGACCTGAGtgtagatttattattaatatcaTGGATCTTGATGAAAATGACACGCTTGATTACATAGATGAAATTATTGCATACAGTACATACCAGAAACTATATATAACTGAAAGAGGAGGAACTAAAGATGGGTGCCGATAGGATTGGGAGCTGTCTCGTGACTAACGTAATGTCAATGAAGACGGTCAATAAAGACACCTTTAAACAACAGATGTCACGTCTTTTGTCTATCCTATTTGGTGTATGAtagattatatttatttatttatttatttatagtttaagataatttaattttttttattttatatttagagtttagaATTTTTCTTATTATTGTTATTAATTTTGATGTCAATATTCTATCATGTCGATTTTGGCACCGACGATCTATCCTACCAATTTTTACGTCGACGTTCTTTTCTGTCGATTTCGACACTGACATCCTATGCTGCTGATTTCGGTGCCGACTCTTTTTTCTGTCGATTTTGGTACTGATATCTTGTATTACCGATTTTGACATTGACATCCTTTTCTACTAATTTCGACGCTGACACTCTGTGTTGTTAATTTCTACGTTTGACATCTTTTTCTACCTCGAATTCTCTGTATAACCACGAGCCGTCTTAACACCAGTTTTTACAGATCGTATAAATATGTATTAttacagtttggttattctgaACATTATTCGTTCTATCATCATGTCTGGTCGTGCAGATGTTTTATGGAAATTTGATCCGTATATGTTGGAGCAGTTTCAATAGTTCCTTGCTTCACAACCCTCTACCATGTCAGCctcctctcatataggtttgtcatcgtTTGGTATTTCAGatatatcttcatccttatggATTTTGAACTCTAGTACCTCCCATCATATGACatctaatttatcattttttgtttttttctccCTGTTCAACTATATCTATTATGACTGCTGATGAcactcctatgtcattagtaggtgtcGGTTCAATTGTTGTATCTTGtttatctcttactaatgtttattatattccgagtcttactttaaatcttatttctgttagtcaattatatGAGTCTAGATAtctagtctctttttcttcatccaatgttatgttcaggacccgcAATCTCAGAGGTTGAATGAGATAGGTCGTAGGCAAagaggactctatgttttagatcaactcgaagtaccagaagttgtagcttcgagtgtggatttatcatcttttcatctgaatcgtttatcttctaatttttatttgtgaCACTCTTATGTAGGTCATGTTTTAGCATCTCATTTGTATTTTTTAGCTTCTACAAGAGTATTAGGATATTTAAAAAGTTCtaatatttctgattgtagtaGTTGTAAATTGACCAAATTTTCTGTCTTaccattttataaaaaaaaatttctgttCCATTTAATCTTATCCATTTTGATGTGTGgagaccctctcctattcctacaaaagggggGTCAAGGTATTGTGTttcgtttattgatgattgcactcgttaTACTTGaatctatcttatgaaacacaagtCAGATTATCTTATCATTTTTAACAATtttagagctcttgtgaaaactcaacattctaatATCATAAAATGTTTTCATTGTGAGTTGGGGgtgagggggggagggggggggggggtgaatacacttcgaatcatTTTTCATAATTACTTGCTTCTAATGGTACTATTCATTAAACCTCTTGTATAGATACTCttgaacagaatggtgtggctgaactaaaacatagacatcttgttAAAACAGCTCGTTCATTGTTATTATTTGCCAGTATTCCTAGTACCTTTTAGGGGGAAGCAAtccttgtaggatcgaaaaaaatttagatatctccataatggtatgatattgtccactttgggcctaggtccTCATGGATTTGATCttggctctccccaaaaggcctcatgccaatggagatatctttctctttatgaactcatgatctttccaatgtgttttcaatgtgagactatgtttgcaaccttgcaacaccaacaatccTTACCACTTCTCACATGATTAATATAATTTCAACCTCACATAATTTAGGCTTGtcaccttttaaaaaattatatgggCATGCTCCTCTGTATTCCTCTTTgcgtgtttttggttgtacttaCTTTGTCCTTCATTCACAGGTTGAGCGTAATAAATTAGCCTCTTGGTCTGCTTTTTGAGTCTTTTTGGGTTATTGTATTActcaaaaaggatatcgttgctttgatcctgttagtcaaaaattgtatgtctctcatCATATTGTGTTTCTTGAACATATTTCATTCTTTTATATTCCAGCTAGTTCACATAATATGATAAAGTCAAATCTACTTtgtattgatcctttcaataccaaCACTGAGGAAGTTTCACCCACAACTCCTACTGGTAGctcaactgaatctggtactttggttcctaagatatccgctccacatactcctccttctgccactacccaaTCATCTTCTAAGGttgcggatgatccttctctccactgTCATCAATCCACTCATGTTCGTAAGTCTATTAAACTGccagattttgcttactcttattattctcattcttttgcttcatttgttgcatctattcatcGTCTTTCTGAGCCTGTATCCTATAGAGAAGCTGTTTGTAATCCATTTTGGCAAACTGTTATGGCTGAGGAACTAACTGCTTTACATCATATTCATACATGAGATTTGGTTCTGTTGTCACCAGGAAAACATACTATTGAttctcgttgggtatataagatcaaaactaaatctgatggatctattgAGCGATACAAAgttcgtcttgttgctaaaggttattctcaagAGTATGGTATGGATTATGAGGAAATATTTGCTCCTGTTACAAAAATGACTACTGTTCATACTCAGGTTGTTGTTGCTTTTGTTCATccatggagaatatctcagatggatgtcaagaatgtaTTTTTAAATGGtaatcttcatgaagaagtttatatgacacctcctcctaTATTTCACATCAAcctggtgttagagtgtatactaaaagtctagcttttgtaaatatttatttttgaaataaagaatcatattggtcaaaaatatctacatttatgttaagtgtagttgttcaattaatttatattatatacaatatagtgtgtggtgtcacacacagaagatcatgttattagttctttataaattataaacagttgctcatgactaagatggagaggaacaaaccgttggaatagtcgtagtgtaattaggtattagtttatcttgactaataaattacactaatacactctaagtgtattgagtaggaccatttaaggtaagttatttttatactgacttaataaaataactagaccttagttattatggaagtgtgtgctcttaatcctaatataataacaagcacatatatttagtatttatttctttgacttatcaaagggtgagatttagttccataaatcaaaagacccgataagttgagaaatgatattatttatagtgtgtgttgttgattatagaaggaaactgtgtcttagtaatctaggttgagaatgcccctaagaggagctcataaggattgtcatgttaaaccttgcaggtggacttagtctgacatgacgataaggttgagtggtactactcttggactagatgttaattaaatgagttgttagtaacttattaaattaatggacattcgatatcttaaacatagggagactaacacactcatgataagaaggaacccataatgtaatttgggattggtgcggtagtgcaataataactctctagtggaatgagttattattgatgaacttgagttgtgtgtttggggcaaacacgggatgctcaagctcatcggaaggtcaaaaccaatttctcctctaggtccctatcgtagcctcattaatgc
This window of the Zingiber officinale cultivar Zhangliang chromosome 3B, Zo_v1.1, whole genome shotgun sequence genome carries:
- the LOC122055791 gene encoding putative G-type lectin S-receptor-like serine/threonine-protein kinase At1g61610 isoform X2 — its product is MEKEKQSLLIHTIFLLLLVDPILCDSNDRLTPGQFMPSNGTLISDGGAFVLGFFSPKTTTGSSDLYLGIWYNLPQRTVIWVANRDKPIGVPSATLRFSNDGDLLVVDSEGSTSWSSNSSGNGTVALLLNTGNLVLRDDDNKVVWQSFDHPTDTLMPGMNLRFRFGDRSSTLFTSWKDADDPSPGNFTCRIDADPFLQLITRRGSEIYIRSQVWGSSLFTTSLGLGSNSVLYLTTTPTVDGLLLKLALSDSSPYTRCLEGFEPKLKRAWEGGNYSDGCSRTRALGCGEGYDFLQVTRMKLPDKFMFLRSKNMSECRSECMENCSCTAYAYNNFDVGNRTIQRCLVWMENMIDAEVYRSRGQDLYLKLMKLNSGTPGGKSNKKKIVIVVSVLAAIFSLACVFASWKFYEKTTLSDSSLSHIFQNHLSDSKEFIEGETSEAPELPLIKFESLVLATDNFSHSNKLGQGGFGIVYKGMLPGGHEIAIKRLMKGSGQGLVEFKNEVVLIAKLQHKNLVRLLGYCIHGEEQLLAYEYMPNKSLDLFLFDPTQKTKLDWGKRFNIIKGIARALMYLHQDSRLRIIHRDLKVSNILLDKDMNPKISDFGMARIFGGNQNEANTNRVVGTYGYMSPEYAMQGHFSVKSDVYSFGVLLLEIVSGMRISSFHLVTDFPNLLAYAWQLWNEGNTRDFIDPSIVHSCCPTEALRSIHVGLLCVQDDQSDRSAMSSVVFMLENESTISSKPKEPTFSTKRSINLDRDDPSAENLEICSMTITTLEGR
- the LOC122055791 gene encoding G-type lectin S-receptor-like serine/threonine-protein kinase At4g27290 isoform X1, giving the protein MEKEKQSLLIHTIFLLLLVDPILCDSNDRLTPGQFMPSNGTLISDGGAFVLGFFSPKTTTGSSDLYLGIWYNLPQRTVIWVANRDKPIGVPSATLRFSNDGDLLVVDSEGSTSWSSNSSGNGTVALLLNTGNLVLRDDDNKVVWQSFDHPTDTLMPGMNLRFRFGDRSSTLFTSWKDADDPSPGNFTCRIDADPFLQLITRRGSEIYIRSQVWGSSLFTTSLGLGSNSVLYLTTTPTVDGLLLKLALSDSSPYTRYTLNHAGQLQLLSWNSESKFWQIITSTPTSCQVYGFCGQFAYCDDNETVPVCRCLEGFEPKLKRAWEGGNYSDGCSRTRALGCGEGYDFLQVTRMKLPDKFMFLRSKNMSECRSECMENCSCTAYAYNNFDVGNRTIQRCLVWMENMIDAEVYRSRGQDLYLKLMKLNSGTPGGKSNKKKIVIVVSVLAAIFSLACVFASWKFYEKTTLSDSSLSHIFQNHLSDSKEFIEGETSEAPELPLIKFESLVLATDNFSHSNKLGQGGFGIVYKGMLPGGHEIAIKRLMKGSGQGLVEFKNEVVLIAKLQHKNLVRLLGYCIHGEEQLLAYEYMPNKSLDLFLFDPTQKTKLDWGKRFNIIKGIARALMYLHQDSRLRIIHRDLKVSNILLDKDMNPKISDFGMARIFGGNQNEANTNRVVGTYGYMSPEYAMQGHFSVKSDVYSFGVLLLEIVSGMRISSFHLVTDFPNLLAYAWQLWNEGNTRDFIDPSIVHSCCPTEALRSIHVGLLCVQDDQSDRSAMSSVVFMLENESTISSKPKEPTFSTKRSINLDRDDPSAENLEICSMTITTLEGR